One region of Callithrix jacchus isolate 240 chromosome 16, calJac240_pri, whole genome shotgun sequence genomic DNA includes:
- the CHMP4C gene encoding charged multivesicular body protein 4c isoform X1, producing the protein MSKLGKFFKGGGSSKSRAAPSPQEALARLRETEEMLGKKQEYLENRIQREIALAKKHGRQNKRAALQALKRKKRFEKQLTQIDGTLSTIEFQREALENSHTNTEVLRNMGFAAKAMKSVHENMDLNKIDDLMQEITEQQDIAQEISEAFSQRVGFGDDFDEDELMAELEELEQEELNKKMTNIRLPNVPSSSLPAQPERKPGMSFTARRTRAASSRRAEEDDDDIKQLAAWAT; encoded by the exons ATGAGCAAGTTGGGCAAATTCTTTAAAGGGGGAGGCTCTTCTAAGAGCCGAGCCGCTCCCAGTCCCCAGGAGGCCCTGGCCCGACTTAGGGAGACTGAGGAGATGCTGGGCAAGAAACAAGAGTACCTGGAAAATCGAATCCAGAGAGAAATCGCCCTGGCCAAGAAGCACGGCAGGCAGAATAAGCGAG ctGCATTACAGGCactaaagagaaagaagaggttcGAAAAGCAGCTCACTCAGATTGATGGAACACTTTCAACCATTGAGTTCCAGAGAGAAGCCCTGGAGAACTCACACACCAACACTGAGGTGTTGAGGAACATGGGCTTTGCAGCAAAAGCAATGAAATCAGTTCACGAAAACAT GGACCTGAACAAAATAGATGATCTGATGCAAGAGATCACAGAGCAACAGGACATCGCCCAAGAAATCTCAGAAGCATTTTCTCAACGGGTTGGATTTGGTGATGACTTTGATGAG GATGAGTTGATGGCAGAACTTGAAGAATTGGAACAGGAGGAATTAAATAAGAAGATGACAAATATCCGCCTTCCAAATGtgccttcctcttctctcccagcacagccagagagaaaaccAGGCATGTCTTTCACTGCACGTCGAACCCGAGCAG CATCTTCCCGGAGGgcagaagaagatgatgatgatatcAAACAGTTGGCAGCTTGGGCTACCTAA
- the CHMP4C gene encoding charged multivesicular body protein 4c isoform X2, which yields MSKLGKFFKGGGSSKSRAAPSPQEALARLRETEEMLGKKQEYLENRIQREIALAKKHGRQNKRAALQALKRKKRFEKQLTQIDGTLSTIEFQREALENSHTNTEVLRNMGFAAKAMKSVHENMDLNKIDDLMQEITEQQDIAQEISEAFSQRVGFGDDFDEDELMAELEELEQEELNKKMTNIRLPNVPSSSLPAQPERKPASSRRAEEDDDDIKQLAAWAT from the exons ATGAGCAAGTTGGGCAAATTCTTTAAAGGGGGAGGCTCTTCTAAGAGCCGAGCCGCTCCCAGTCCCCAGGAGGCCCTGGCCCGACTTAGGGAGACTGAGGAGATGCTGGGCAAGAAACAAGAGTACCTGGAAAATCGAATCCAGAGAGAAATCGCCCTGGCCAAGAAGCACGGCAGGCAGAATAAGCGAG ctGCATTACAGGCactaaagagaaagaagaggttcGAAAAGCAGCTCACTCAGATTGATGGAACACTTTCAACCATTGAGTTCCAGAGAGAAGCCCTGGAGAACTCACACACCAACACTGAGGTGTTGAGGAACATGGGCTTTGCAGCAAAAGCAATGAAATCAGTTCACGAAAACAT GGACCTGAACAAAATAGATGATCTGATGCAAGAGATCACAGAGCAACAGGACATCGCCCAAGAAATCTCAGAAGCATTTTCTCAACGGGTTGGATTTGGTGATGACTTTGATGAG GATGAGTTGATGGCAGAACTTGAAGAATTGGAACAGGAGGAATTAAATAAGAAGATGACAAATATCCGCCTTCCAAATGtgccttcctcttctctcccagcacagccagagagaaaaccAG CATCTTCCCGGAGGgcagaagaagatgatgatgatatcAAACAGTTGGCAGCTTGGGCTACCTAA